The proteins below come from a single Clupea harengus chromosome 21, Ch_v2.0.2, whole genome shotgun sequence genomic window:
- the phka2 gene encoding phosphorylase b kinase regulatory subunit alpha, liver isoform isoform X4 has translation MRSRSNSGVRLDGFARLVQETILCHQNPVTGLLPASAQQKDAWVRDNVYSILAVWGLGMAYRKNADRDEDKAKAYELEQSVVKLMQGLLQCMMRQVAKVEKFKHTQSTKDCLHAKYHTATCAIVVGDDQWGHLQVDATSLYLLYLAQMTASGLHIISNLDEVAFIQNLVFYIEAAYKVADYGMWERGDKTNKGIPELNASSVGMAKAALEAIDELDLFGANGSPKSVIHVLPDEVEHCQSILCSMLPRASTSKEIDAGLLSVISFPAFAIEDADLVNLTKGEIISKLQGRYGCCRFIRDGYRTPKEDPNRLHYDPAELKLFENIECEWPVFWTYLILDGIFNEEHVQVQEYREALDEVLIRGKNGIRLMPELYAVPADKVEEEYRIPRTVDRVASGQLPHLWGQSLYIIGCLLAEGFLAPGEIDPLNRRFSTHFKPDVVVQVSVVAETSLIQDLLRDHGIDVETVSEVQPIRIMPARILSHIYVKLGNCKKLNLTGRPYKHIGVLGTSKFYELKNRTFAFTPQFIDQNHFYLALDNQMIVEMLRTELAYLSSRWRMTGRPTLTFPITQSMLVEDGESIDPCILSTLRKLQDGYFGGARVQMGNLSSFLTTSFHTQLSFMDTDSDDNFLADEDEEDEDEEEEEESYATAVSVGSARKDMFDQYFTQLLQSTVAKSHLPPIQRGQHHVFSAEHTTRDILSFMAQVQGLNLPKASMFLPITSVMNKHRKSLNLLVVPQPHHQITAPTKAHSADLHLPRDAQGNTDFASLVRQLKECPTLQDQADILYILYVMKGPDWIVNLSGHSGEATVRSLLEELYVRAGACKEWGLIRYISGILHKRVEVLAEACTDLISHQKQLTVGLPPEPREKVISAPLPPEELDTLIYEASGQDISIAVLTQEIMVYLAMYIRSQPALFGDMLRLRIGLIMQVMATELARSLHCSGEEASESLMNLSPSEMKNLLHHILSGKEFGVEKSVRPLESTATSPAISIHELGHTGATKTERTGIRKLKNEIKQRCSSPSTPSGILSPTGSLDPQLAWEERQGQWLRRRRLDGAINRVPMGFYQKVWKILQKCHGLSIAGYVLPSSTTREMTEGEIKFAVHVESVLNRVPQPEYRQLLVETIMVLTLVADMELQSIGGIIHIDRIVHSANELFLQDQIAQGACEFFLEKDTATGICNFFYDSAPSGSYGTMTYLSKAVISYVQDFLPNTSCLMQ, from the exons ATGCGCAGCCGGAGTAATTCGGGCGTCAGATTGGATGGATTCGCAAGGCTTGTGCAGGAGACAATTTTGTGTCATCAG AATCCAGTGACAGGTCTTCTACCAGCTAGTGCACAACAGAAGGATGCCTGGGTCAGGGACAATGTTTACAGTATACTGGCAGTATGGGGACTTGGTATGGCCTACCGGAAAAATGCTGACCGTGATGAAGACAAGGCTAAGGCCTATGAACTCGAACAG AGCGTGGTCAAGCTGATGCAGGGCCTCCTGCAGTGTATGATGAGACAG GTGGCAAAGGTGGAGAAGTTCAAACACACGCAGAGCACCAAGGACTGCCTGCATGCCAAGTACCACACAGCCACTTGTGCCATTGTAGTCGGGGATGATCAGTGGGGACACCTGCAGGTGGATGCCACCTCCCTCTACCTGCTCTACCTGGCACAGATGACGGCATCAG GCCTGCATATTATTTCAAACTTGGATGAAGTGGCCTTTATCCAGAACTTGGTTTTCTACATTGAGGCTGCGTATAAAGTTGCT gactatggcatgtgggagagaggggataaGACCAACAAGGGGATCCCTGAGCTGAATGCAAGTTCTGTGGGAATGGCAAAG GCTGCCCTGGAGGCCATTGATGAGCTGGACTTATTTGGCGCTAATGGCAGCCCCAAATCAGTGATTCATGTTCTCCCTGACGAGGTGGAACACTGCCAG TCTATTCTGTGCTCCATGCTCCCGAGGGCCTCCACCTCAAAGGAGATTGACGCTGGTCTTCTGTCAGTCATCTCGTTCCCTGCTTTTGCTATAGAGGATGCCGACCTTGTGAATCTTACCAAGGGGGAGATCATCTCCAAGTTGCAG GGTCGGTATGGTTGTTGCCGATTTATTCGAGATGGCTACAGGACTCCAAAGGAG GACCCGAATCGCCTCCATTATGATCCAGCTGAGCTGAAGCTGTTTGAGAACATTGAGTGTGAATGGCCAGTGTTCTGGACCTACCTCATATTGGATGGCATATTCAATGAGGAACATGTGCAG GTTCAGGAGTACAGAGAGGCTCTTGATGAAGTCCTGATCCGGGGGAAAAATGGGATCCGACTGATGCCAGAGCTCTATGCTGTACCTGCAGACAAG GTGGAAGAGGAGTACAGGATCCCTCGGACAGTGGACCGTGTTGCCTCTGGCCAACTACCTCACCTGTGGGGACAGTCCCTGTACATCATAGGCTGTCTGCTGGCAGAG GGATTCTTGGCTCCTGGAGAGATCGATCCGCTCAACAGGAGATTCTCCACCCATTTCAAACCTGATGTGGTTGTGCAGG TGAGTGTGGTGGCAGAGACCAGTCTGATCCAGGACCTGCTGAGAGACCACGGCATTGATGTGGAAACGGTGTCTGAGGTCCAGCCCATCCGGATCATGCCTGCTCGAATCCTCAGCCACATCTATGTGAAGCTGG GGAACTGCAAGAAGTTGAATTTGACTGGCCGACCTTACAAGCACATTGGAGTTTTGGGAACCTCAAAGTTTTATGAGCTCAAAAATCGTACCTTTGCTTTTACGCCTCAG TTCATTGACCAGAACCATTTTTACCTGGCGCTGGATAATCAGATGATAGTGGAGATGCTACGCACTGAGCTAGCCTACCTCTCCAGCCGTTGGAGAATGACTGGAAGGCCAACTTTGACCTTTCCCATCACCCAGAGCATGCTGG TGGAGGATGGTGAAAGCATCGATCCATGCATTCTGTCCACCCTGAGGAAGCTACAAGATGGATACTTTGGAGGGGCAAG GGTCCAGATGGGAAACCTCTCTAGCTTCCTCACCACCTCCTTCCACACCCAGCTCAGCTTCATGGACACAGATTCAGATGACAACTTTCTGGCggatgaggacgaggaagatgaggatgaagaagaggaagaagagagttATGCCACTGCAG tTTCAGTCGGCAGCGCCAGGAAGGACATGTTCGATCAGTACTTCACGCAGCTCCTTCAGAGCACAGTGGCGAAAAGCCATCTTCCTCCCATCCAGAGGGGGCAGCACCATGTCTTCAGTGCTGAACACACCACTAGGGACATCCTGTCCTTCATGGCTCAGGTCCAGGGCCTCAACTTACCCA AGGCTTCAATGTTCTTGCCTATTACCTCCGTCATGAATAAGCACCGCAAGTCTTTGAACCTGCTGGTGGTGCCTCAGCCCCATCACCAGATCACAGCACCAACTAAG GCCCACAGTGCTGATCTGCACCTGCCACGTGACGCTCAGGGGAACACAGACTTCGCCTCGTTGGTTCGGCAGCTAAAGGAGTGCCCCACACTCCAGGACCAGGCTGACATCCTTTACATCCTCTACGTCATGAA GGGACCAGACTGGATAGTAAACTTGTCAGGGCACAGTGGTGAGGCCACCGTACGTTCCCTGCTTGAGGAGCTTTACGTCAGGGCCGGCGCTTGCAAGGAGTGGGGTCTCATCCGTTACATATCTGGCATCTTGCATAAGAGGGTGGAGGTTCTTGCTGAG GCTTGCACTGACCTCATATCCCACCAGAAGCAGCTAACAGTGGGTCTTCCTCCAGAGCCAAGAGAGAAAGTCATCTCAGC TCCTTTACCACCTGAGGAACTAGACACACTGATCTATGAGGCCAGTGGACAAGACATCAGCATCGCAGTCCTAACCCAG GAGATCATGGTGTACCTGGCCATGTACATCCGCTCCCAGCCAGCCCTCTTCGGGGACATGCTGCGCCTGCGCATCGGCCTCATCATGCAGGTCATGGCTACTGAGCTGGCCCGCAGCCTCCACTGCTCCG GCGAGGAGGCCTCTGAGAGCTTGATGAACCTCAGTCCGTCCGAAATGAAGAACCTGCTCCATCACATCTTAAGTGGGAAAGAGTTTGGGGTGGAGAAGAGTG tgcgtccACTCGAGTCCACGGCCACCAGCCCAGCCATCTCCATACATGAGCTGGGACACACTGGAGCCACCAAGACAGAACGCACTGGCATCAGGAAACTGAAGAATGAGATCAAACAG AGATGTAGCAGCCCATCTACTCCCAGCGGCATCCTGTCGCCTACTGGCTCCCTGGACCCTCAGCTGGCGTGGGAGGAGCGGCAGGGCCAGTGGCTGCGCCGGAGGCGTCTGGATGGAGCCATCAACCGAGTGCCCATGGGTTTCTACCAGAAGGTCTGGAAAATTCTGCAGAAGTGCCACGGCTTGTCCATTGCTGGCTATGTGCTGCCATCTTCCACCACACGAGAG ATGACTGAAGGCGAAATAAAGTTTGCAGTCCACGTCGAGTCAGTGCTGAACCGCGTTCCCCAGCCGGAGTATCGGCAGCTGCTGGTGGAGACCATCATGGTGCTAACGCTAGTAGCAGACATGGAGCTCCAGAGCATCGGGGGCATCATCCATATCGACCGCATCGTCCATTCAGCCAATGAGCTGTTCTTGCAGGACCAG ATTGCTCAAGGGGCTTGTGAGTTCTTCTTGGAGAAAGACACAGCAACGGGTATCTGCAACTTCTTCTATGACAGTGCCCCCAGTGGCAGCTACGGCACCATGACATACCTGTCCAAGGCTGTGATTAGCTATGTGCAGGACTTCTTACCCAACACCAGCTGCCTGATGCAGTGA
- the phka2 gene encoding phosphorylase b kinase regulatory subunit alpha, liver isoform isoform X3: MRSRSNSGVRLDGFARLVQETILCHQNPVTGLLPASAQQKDAWVRDNVYSILAVWGLGMAYRKNADRDEDKAKAYELEQSVVKLMQGLLQCMMRQVAKVEKFKHTQSTKDCLHAKYHTATCAIVVGDDQWGHLQVDATSLYLLYLAQMTASGLHIISNLDEVAFIQNLVFYIEAAYKVADYGMWERGDKTNKGIPELNASSVGMAKAALEAIDELDLFGANGSPKSVIHVLPDEVEHCQSILCSMLPRASTSKEIDAGLLSVISFPAFAIEDADLVNLTKGEIISKLQGRYGCCRFIRDGYRTPKEDPNRLHYDPAELKLFENIECEWPVFWTYLILDGIFNEEHVQVQEYREALDEVLIRGKNGIRLMPELYAVPADKVEEEYRIPRTVDRVASGQLPHLWGQSLYIIGCLLAEGFLAPGEIDPLNRRFSTHFKPDVVVQVSVVAETSLIQDLLRDHGIDVETVSEVQPIRIMPARILSHIYVKLGNCKKLNLTGRPYKHIGVLGTSKFYELKNRTFAFTPQFIDQNHFYLALDNQMIVEMLRTELAYLSSRWRMTGRPTLTFPITQSMLVEDGESIDPCILSTLRKLQDGYFGGARVQMGNLSSFLTTSFHTQLSFMDTDSDDNFLADEDEEDEDEEEEEESYATAVSVGSARKDMFDQYFTQLLQSTVAKSHLPPIQRGQHHVFSAEHTTRDILSFMAQVQGLNLPKASMFLPITSVMNKHRKSLNLLVVPQPHHQITAPTKAHSADLHLPRDAQGNTDFASLVRQLKECPTLQDQADILYILYVMKGPDWIVNLSGHSGEATVRSLLEELYVRAGACKEWGLIRYISGILHKRVEVLAEACTDLISHQKQLTVGLPPEPREKVISAPLPPEELDTLIYEASGQDISIAVLTQEIMVYLAMYIRSQPALFGDMLRLRIGLIMQVMATELARSLHCSGEEASESLMNLSPSEMKNLLHHILSGKEFGVEKSVRPLESTATSPAISIHELGHTGATKTERTGIRKLKNEIKQLDGSRQTSRCSSPSTPSGILSPTGSLDPQLAWEERQGQWLRRRRLDGAINRVPMGFYQKVWKILQKCHGLSIAGYVLPSSTTREMTEGEIKFAVHVESVLNRVPQPEYRQLLVETIMVLTLVADMELQSIGGIIHIDRIVHSANELFLQDQIAQGACEFFLEKDTATGICNFFYDSAPSGSYGTMTYLSKAVISYVQDFLPNTSCLMQ, from the exons ATGCGCAGCCGGAGTAATTCGGGCGTCAGATTGGATGGATTCGCAAGGCTTGTGCAGGAGACAATTTTGTGTCATCAG AATCCAGTGACAGGTCTTCTACCAGCTAGTGCACAACAGAAGGATGCCTGGGTCAGGGACAATGTTTACAGTATACTGGCAGTATGGGGACTTGGTATGGCCTACCGGAAAAATGCTGACCGTGATGAAGACAAGGCTAAGGCCTATGAACTCGAACAG AGCGTGGTCAAGCTGATGCAGGGCCTCCTGCAGTGTATGATGAGACAG GTGGCAAAGGTGGAGAAGTTCAAACACACGCAGAGCACCAAGGACTGCCTGCATGCCAAGTACCACACAGCCACTTGTGCCATTGTAGTCGGGGATGATCAGTGGGGACACCTGCAGGTGGATGCCACCTCCCTCTACCTGCTCTACCTGGCACAGATGACGGCATCAG GCCTGCATATTATTTCAAACTTGGATGAAGTGGCCTTTATCCAGAACTTGGTTTTCTACATTGAGGCTGCGTATAAAGTTGCT gactatggcatgtgggagagaggggataaGACCAACAAGGGGATCCCTGAGCTGAATGCAAGTTCTGTGGGAATGGCAAAG GCTGCCCTGGAGGCCATTGATGAGCTGGACTTATTTGGCGCTAATGGCAGCCCCAAATCAGTGATTCATGTTCTCCCTGACGAGGTGGAACACTGCCAG TCTATTCTGTGCTCCATGCTCCCGAGGGCCTCCACCTCAAAGGAGATTGACGCTGGTCTTCTGTCAGTCATCTCGTTCCCTGCTTTTGCTATAGAGGATGCCGACCTTGTGAATCTTACCAAGGGGGAGATCATCTCCAAGTTGCAG GGTCGGTATGGTTGTTGCCGATTTATTCGAGATGGCTACAGGACTCCAAAGGAG GACCCGAATCGCCTCCATTATGATCCAGCTGAGCTGAAGCTGTTTGAGAACATTGAGTGTGAATGGCCAGTGTTCTGGACCTACCTCATATTGGATGGCATATTCAATGAGGAACATGTGCAG GTTCAGGAGTACAGAGAGGCTCTTGATGAAGTCCTGATCCGGGGGAAAAATGGGATCCGACTGATGCCAGAGCTCTATGCTGTACCTGCAGACAAG GTGGAAGAGGAGTACAGGATCCCTCGGACAGTGGACCGTGTTGCCTCTGGCCAACTACCTCACCTGTGGGGACAGTCCCTGTACATCATAGGCTGTCTGCTGGCAGAG GGATTCTTGGCTCCTGGAGAGATCGATCCGCTCAACAGGAGATTCTCCACCCATTTCAAACCTGATGTGGTTGTGCAGG TGAGTGTGGTGGCAGAGACCAGTCTGATCCAGGACCTGCTGAGAGACCACGGCATTGATGTGGAAACGGTGTCTGAGGTCCAGCCCATCCGGATCATGCCTGCTCGAATCCTCAGCCACATCTATGTGAAGCTGG GGAACTGCAAGAAGTTGAATTTGACTGGCCGACCTTACAAGCACATTGGAGTTTTGGGAACCTCAAAGTTTTATGAGCTCAAAAATCGTACCTTTGCTTTTACGCCTCAG TTCATTGACCAGAACCATTTTTACCTGGCGCTGGATAATCAGATGATAGTGGAGATGCTACGCACTGAGCTAGCCTACCTCTCCAGCCGTTGGAGAATGACTGGAAGGCCAACTTTGACCTTTCCCATCACCCAGAGCATGCTGG TGGAGGATGGTGAAAGCATCGATCCATGCATTCTGTCCACCCTGAGGAAGCTACAAGATGGATACTTTGGAGGGGCAAG GGTCCAGATGGGAAACCTCTCTAGCTTCCTCACCACCTCCTTCCACACCCAGCTCAGCTTCATGGACACAGATTCAGATGACAACTTTCTGGCggatgaggacgaggaagatgaggatgaagaagaggaagaagagagttATGCCACTGCAG tTTCAGTCGGCAGCGCCAGGAAGGACATGTTCGATCAGTACTTCACGCAGCTCCTTCAGAGCACAGTGGCGAAAAGCCATCTTCCTCCCATCCAGAGGGGGCAGCACCATGTCTTCAGTGCTGAACACACCACTAGGGACATCCTGTCCTTCATGGCTCAGGTCCAGGGCCTCAACTTACCCA AGGCTTCAATGTTCTTGCCTATTACCTCCGTCATGAATAAGCACCGCAAGTCTTTGAACCTGCTGGTGGTGCCTCAGCCCCATCACCAGATCACAGCACCAACTAAG GCCCACAGTGCTGATCTGCACCTGCCACGTGACGCTCAGGGGAACACAGACTTCGCCTCGTTGGTTCGGCAGCTAAAGGAGTGCCCCACACTCCAGGACCAGGCTGACATCCTTTACATCCTCTACGTCATGAA GGGACCAGACTGGATAGTAAACTTGTCAGGGCACAGTGGTGAGGCCACCGTACGTTCCCTGCTTGAGGAGCTTTACGTCAGGGCCGGCGCTTGCAAGGAGTGGGGTCTCATCCGTTACATATCTGGCATCTTGCATAAGAGGGTGGAGGTTCTTGCTGAG GCTTGCACTGACCTCATATCCCACCAGAAGCAGCTAACAGTGGGTCTTCCTCCAGAGCCAAGAGAGAAAGTCATCTCAGC TCCTTTACCACCTGAGGAACTAGACACACTGATCTATGAGGCCAGTGGACAAGACATCAGCATCGCAGTCCTAACCCAG GAGATCATGGTGTACCTGGCCATGTACATCCGCTCCCAGCCAGCCCTCTTCGGGGACATGCTGCGCCTGCGCATCGGCCTCATCATGCAGGTCATGGCTACTGAGCTGGCCCGCAGCCTCCACTGCTCCG GCGAGGAGGCCTCTGAGAGCTTGATGAACCTCAGTCCGTCCGAAATGAAGAACCTGCTCCATCACATCTTAAGTGGGAAAGAGTTTGGGGTGGAGAAGAGTG tgcgtccACTCGAGTCCACGGCCACCAGCCCAGCCATCTCCATACATGAGCTGGGACACACTGGAGCCACCAAGACAGAACGCACTGGCATCAGGAAACTGAAGAATGAGATCAAACAG CTGGATGGCTCAAGGCAGACAAGC AGATGTAGCAGCCCATCTACTCCCAGCGGCATCCTGTCGCCTACTGGCTCCCTGGACCCTCAGCTGGCGTGGGAGGAGCGGCAGGGCCAGTGGCTGCGCCGGAGGCGTCTGGATGGAGCCATCAACCGAGTGCCCATGGGTTTCTACCAGAAGGTCTGGAAAATTCTGCAGAAGTGCCACGGCTTGTCCATTGCTGGCTATGTGCTGCCATCTTCCACCACACGAGAG ATGACTGAAGGCGAAATAAAGTTTGCAGTCCACGTCGAGTCAGTGCTGAACCGCGTTCCCCAGCCGGAGTATCGGCAGCTGCTGGTGGAGACCATCATGGTGCTAACGCTAGTAGCAGACATGGAGCTCCAGAGCATCGGGGGCATCATCCATATCGACCGCATCGTCCATTCAGCCAATGAGCTGTTCTTGCAGGACCAG ATTGCTCAAGGGGCTTGTGAGTTCTTCTTGGAGAAAGACACAGCAACGGGTATCTGCAACTTCTTCTATGACAGTGCCCCCAGTGGCAGCTACGGCACCATGACATACCTGTCCAAGGCTGTGATTAGCTATGTGCAGGACTTCTTACCCAACACCAGCTGCCTGATGCAGTGA
- the phka2 gene encoding phosphorylase b kinase regulatory subunit alpha, liver isoform isoform X2, with protein sequence MRSRSNSGVRLDGFARLVQETILCHQNPVTGLLPASAQQKDAWVRDNVYSILAVWGLGMAYRKNADRDEDKAKAYELEQSVVKLMQGLLQCMMRQVAKVEKFKHTQSTKDCLHAKYHTATCAIVVGDDQWGHLQVDATSLYLLYLAQMTASGLHIISNLDEVAFIQNLVFYIEAAYKVADYGMWERGDKTNKGIPELNASSVGMAKAALEAIDELDLFGANGSPKSVIHVLPDEVEHCQSILCSMLPRASTSKEIDAGLLSVISFPAFAIEDADLVNLTKGEIISKLQGRYGCCRFIRDGYRTPKEDPNRLHYDPAELKLFENIECEWPVFWTYLILDGIFNEEHVQVQEYREALDEVLIRGKNGIRLMPELYAVPADKVEEEYRIPRTVDRVASGQLPHLWGQSLYIIGCLLAEGFLAPGEIDPLNRRFSTHFKPDVVVQVSVVAETSLIQDLLRDHGIDVETVSEVQPIRIMPARILSHIYVKLGNCKKLNLTGRPYKHIGVLGTSKFYELKNRTFAFTPQFIDQNHFYLALDNQMIVEMLRTELAYLSSRWRMTGRPTLTFPITQSMLVEDGESIDPCILSTLRKLQDGYFGGARVQMGNLSSFLTTSFHTQLSFMDTDSDDNFLADEDEEDEDEEEEEESYATAVSVGSARKDMFDQYFTQLLQSTVAKSHLPPIQRGQHHVFSAEHTTRDILSFMAQVQGLNLPKASMFLPITSVMNKHRKSLNLLVVPQPHHQITAPTKAHSADLHLPRDAQGNTDFASLVRQLKECPTLQDQADILYILYVMKGPDWIVNLSGHSGEATVRSLLEELYVRAGACKEWGLIRYISGILHKRVEVLAEACTDLISHQKQLTVGLPPEPREKVISAPLPPEELDTLIYEASGQDISIAVLTQEIMVYLAMYIRSQPALFGDMLRLRIGLIMQVMATELARSLHCSGEEASESLMNLSPSEMKNLLHHILSGKEFGVEKSVRPLESTATSPAISIHELGHTGATKTERTGIRKLKNEIKQIFSSSYSISSNVTSPRSTRCSSPSTPSGILSPTGSLDPQLAWEERQGQWLRRRRLDGAINRVPMGFYQKVWKILQKCHGLSIAGYVLPSSTTREMTEGEIKFAVHVESVLNRVPQPEYRQLLVETIMVLTLVADMELQSIGGIIHIDRIVHSANELFLQDQIAQGACEFFLEKDTATGICNFFYDSAPSGSYGTMTYLSKAVISYVQDFLPNTSCLMQ encoded by the exons ATGCGCAGCCGGAGTAATTCGGGCGTCAGATTGGATGGATTCGCAAGGCTTGTGCAGGAGACAATTTTGTGTCATCAG AATCCAGTGACAGGTCTTCTACCAGCTAGTGCACAACAGAAGGATGCCTGGGTCAGGGACAATGTTTACAGTATACTGGCAGTATGGGGACTTGGTATGGCCTACCGGAAAAATGCTGACCGTGATGAAGACAAGGCTAAGGCCTATGAACTCGAACAG AGCGTGGTCAAGCTGATGCAGGGCCTCCTGCAGTGTATGATGAGACAG GTGGCAAAGGTGGAGAAGTTCAAACACACGCAGAGCACCAAGGACTGCCTGCATGCCAAGTACCACACAGCCACTTGTGCCATTGTAGTCGGGGATGATCAGTGGGGACACCTGCAGGTGGATGCCACCTCCCTCTACCTGCTCTACCTGGCACAGATGACGGCATCAG GCCTGCATATTATTTCAAACTTGGATGAAGTGGCCTTTATCCAGAACTTGGTTTTCTACATTGAGGCTGCGTATAAAGTTGCT gactatggcatgtgggagagaggggataaGACCAACAAGGGGATCCCTGAGCTGAATGCAAGTTCTGTGGGAATGGCAAAG GCTGCCCTGGAGGCCATTGATGAGCTGGACTTATTTGGCGCTAATGGCAGCCCCAAATCAGTGATTCATGTTCTCCCTGACGAGGTGGAACACTGCCAG TCTATTCTGTGCTCCATGCTCCCGAGGGCCTCCACCTCAAAGGAGATTGACGCTGGTCTTCTGTCAGTCATCTCGTTCCCTGCTTTTGCTATAGAGGATGCCGACCTTGTGAATCTTACCAAGGGGGAGATCATCTCCAAGTTGCAG GGTCGGTATGGTTGTTGCCGATTTATTCGAGATGGCTACAGGACTCCAAAGGAG GACCCGAATCGCCTCCATTATGATCCAGCTGAGCTGAAGCTGTTTGAGAACATTGAGTGTGAATGGCCAGTGTTCTGGACCTACCTCATATTGGATGGCATATTCAATGAGGAACATGTGCAG GTTCAGGAGTACAGAGAGGCTCTTGATGAAGTCCTGATCCGGGGGAAAAATGGGATCCGACTGATGCCAGAGCTCTATGCTGTACCTGCAGACAAG GTGGAAGAGGAGTACAGGATCCCTCGGACAGTGGACCGTGTTGCCTCTGGCCAACTACCTCACCTGTGGGGACAGTCCCTGTACATCATAGGCTGTCTGCTGGCAGAG GGATTCTTGGCTCCTGGAGAGATCGATCCGCTCAACAGGAGATTCTCCACCCATTTCAAACCTGATGTGGTTGTGCAGG TGAGTGTGGTGGCAGAGACCAGTCTGATCCAGGACCTGCTGAGAGACCACGGCATTGATGTGGAAACGGTGTCTGAGGTCCAGCCCATCCGGATCATGCCTGCTCGAATCCTCAGCCACATCTATGTGAAGCTGG GGAACTGCAAGAAGTTGAATTTGACTGGCCGACCTTACAAGCACATTGGAGTTTTGGGAACCTCAAAGTTTTATGAGCTCAAAAATCGTACCTTTGCTTTTACGCCTCAG TTCATTGACCAGAACCATTTTTACCTGGCGCTGGATAATCAGATGATAGTGGAGATGCTACGCACTGAGCTAGCCTACCTCTCCAGCCGTTGGAGAATGACTGGAAGGCCAACTTTGACCTTTCCCATCACCCAGAGCATGCTGG TGGAGGATGGTGAAAGCATCGATCCATGCATTCTGTCCACCCTGAGGAAGCTACAAGATGGATACTTTGGAGGGGCAAG GGTCCAGATGGGAAACCTCTCTAGCTTCCTCACCACCTCCTTCCACACCCAGCTCAGCTTCATGGACACAGATTCAGATGACAACTTTCTGGCggatgaggacgaggaagatgaggatgaagaagaggaagaagagagttATGCCACTGCAG tTTCAGTCGGCAGCGCCAGGAAGGACATGTTCGATCAGTACTTCACGCAGCTCCTTCAGAGCACAGTGGCGAAAAGCCATCTTCCTCCCATCCAGAGGGGGCAGCACCATGTCTTCAGTGCTGAACACACCACTAGGGACATCCTGTCCTTCATGGCTCAGGTCCAGGGCCTCAACTTACCCA AGGCTTCAATGTTCTTGCCTATTACCTCCGTCATGAATAAGCACCGCAAGTCTTTGAACCTGCTGGTGGTGCCTCAGCCCCATCACCAGATCACAGCACCAACTAAG GCCCACAGTGCTGATCTGCACCTGCCACGTGACGCTCAGGGGAACACAGACTTCGCCTCGTTGGTTCGGCAGCTAAAGGAGTGCCCCACACTCCAGGACCAGGCTGACATCCTTTACATCCTCTACGTCATGAA GGGACCAGACTGGATAGTAAACTTGTCAGGGCACAGTGGTGAGGCCACCGTACGTTCCCTGCTTGAGGAGCTTTACGTCAGGGCCGGCGCTTGCAAGGAGTGGGGTCTCATCCGTTACATATCTGGCATCTTGCATAAGAGGGTGGAGGTTCTTGCTGAG GCTTGCACTGACCTCATATCCCACCAGAAGCAGCTAACAGTGGGTCTTCCTCCAGAGCCAAGAGAGAAAGTCATCTCAGC TCCTTTACCACCTGAGGAACTAGACACACTGATCTATGAGGCCAGTGGACAAGACATCAGCATCGCAGTCCTAACCCAG GAGATCATGGTGTACCTGGCCATGTACATCCGCTCCCAGCCAGCCCTCTTCGGGGACATGCTGCGCCTGCGCATCGGCCTCATCATGCAGGTCATGGCTACTGAGCTGGCCCGCAGCCTCCACTGCTCCG GCGAGGAGGCCTCTGAGAGCTTGATGAACCTCAGTCCGTCCGAAATGAAGAACCTGCTCCATCACATCTTAAGTGGGAAAGAGTTTGGGGTGGAGAAGAGTG tgcgtccACTCGAGTCCACGGCCACCAGCCCAGCCATCTCCATACATGAGCTGGGACACACTGGAGCCACCAAGACAGAACGCACTGGCATCAGGAAACTGAAGAATGAGATCAAACAG ATCTTTAGCAGCTCTTATTCCATCAGCAGTAATGTCACGTCCCCCCGCTCCACG AGATGTAGCAGCCCATCTACTCCCAGCGGCATCCTGTCGCCTACTGGCTCCCTGGACCCTCAGCTGGCGTGGGAGGAGCGGCAGGGCCAGTGGCTGCGCCGGAGGCGTCTGGATGGAGCCATCAACCGAGTGCCCATGGGTTTCTACCAGAAGGTCTGGAAAATTCTGCAGAAGTGCCACGGCTTGTCCATTGCTGGCTATGTGCTGCCATCTTCCACCACACGAGAG ATGACTGAAGGCGAAATAAAGTTTGCAGTCCACGTCGAGTCAGTGCTGAACCGCGTTCCCCAGCCGGAGTATCGGCAGCTGCTGGTGGAGACCATCATGGTGCTAACGCTAGTAGCAGACATGGAGCTCCAGAGCATCGGGGGCATCATCCATATCGACCGCATCGTCCATTCAGCCAATGAGCTGTTCTTGCAGGACCAG ATTGCTCAAGGGGCTTGTGAGTTCTTCTTGGAGAAAGACACAGCAACGGGTATCTGCAACTTCTTCTATGACAGTGCCCCCAGTGGCAGCTACGGCACCATGACATACCTGTCCAAGGCTGTGATTAGCTATGTGCAGGACTTCTTACCCAACACCAGCTGCCTGATGCAGTGA